The proteins below come from a single Tachypleus tridentatus isolate NWPU-2018 chromosome 13, ASM421037v1, whole genome shotgun sequence genomic window:
- the LOC143236907 gene encoding uncharacterized protein LOC143236907 isoform X1: MSEVKLLKNQPHHCLSEKSANGFVAGTIQNCSVQEKFLDKIIPPGLSRLSSTLSESLLVTQDSIKKAEHVKTQPQVIDSFSRPSYSQETNSCINFSLPTLDYLLSDSLYSGSDKISKCFVQAKSSSIGSCSTNQNRVSQKFPETCISGGNLLNKNGTFGLLVPIKPKPSPSFIQTSLGKIHTQDLPEDRYENKDNSCLVLEHKVIDKLKSNSSDPIRHEILENNEIIKELKKQNDRFTFSDDLQFLKSEFRDTENILEALTGSLICDDKELLNEALNKTEMQSDKHQYDNSIRYVLENQELENNEILIINKEIECIKGSLCKIVVSEESKDALIKDELKKDCSVNKKEEVNKVFHLNQNDEIEKLAAIEKLQSIDDLSPLNVFSKSDDYTSIPFSENDNSFLAECHRLNITMEIPQVNEYRPNHKNVDFDSLINYSKVFGDKVFCEMSLDEITEKAIDFWSVKDFNKRCSQQTSKCTLNEAYAESEKLIDFPSFDMFLSCNLPETDIEPIVENNDKSKQQRENNTLKEQDTKGDSNIVKITCEKKFPPNLYSIPTSLQDLERKSFTETKQGSVGETVNEYAENDNTLTKKINLNNNNFETSKITLTDVTNPESTSIMENVAKKQCLSITDDILITSSNRVFTEIMDLSCEPSFVDISEIMQEDFKGGHNTYCDVYSNSDKKRIDHPSVFCGTNVLSVENLELQPDERVSESVDLLSDHELYHHVDFLRDNETQLKYDTVCKNKVKNFDLNLAQNQLDEKLSESTETPHGNQDLNRNVENEMEKATFLKGLGLKSLSCCETMVNVYEHYADCLDVLKDKVISAYLKNPLIPSDRATSFYCYLCNTGHLQAGKMTFVSEVYRNLRSTSKQVIPNTLSSKKGEHIQELNAMLGEQNWMQFYMDLLPKEMKTPVPLCSAVSTSQNEEASLFPYVPVPNNENHNIVTVSSNSKSCNGPLKTSIVTPDFDISVCKKPQSSSHSNILPTSNLSTVLHPVYTKSNLCTSVQVTSSTLRQGYCETSKPPKSLLPALKPKTTKTTEKLPLTSHQVSHKRVSFSPTQSATYTQKSLSRPDTVVTSYALSVGMSLSITSPSSGYFSTQHSSIITTVASRKSLECVSSLEQRTRGNYSVIHVPFSKPANCMSNGKMQTAVYSLRSQNNQNKRILNQENSMTHVSPVRKGKLEKRDISENVSISVFSPHSINKTERELGESKNHIPNNRDLPQSAKRRKKALECEECGKLYSETSSYAFQKHVRRHKLGKQSKEKGSSISNAARFASCPIKIEERMKLRVRTFKCQTCGKAYTDNNILKWHIHTVHNAEIETEEETNRLKL; the protein is encoded by the exons ATGTCTgaggtaaaattattaaaaaaccaACCACACCATTGTTTATCTGAGAAAAGTGCCAATGGTTTTGTTGCAGGAACAATCCAGAATTGCAGTGTACAAGAAAAGTTTCTGGATAAGATTATTCCACCAGGATTGAGCAGGCTTTCTAGTACTCTAAGTGAAAGCCTACTTGTCACCCAAGATTCTATAAAAAAAGCAGAACATGTAAAAACTCAGCCTCAAGTGATTGATTCATTTTCTAGACCTAGCTATAGTCAAGAAACAAATTCTTGTATAAATTTTTCATTACCAACTTTAGATTATCTGTTATCAGACTCTCTGTATTCTGgaagtgataaaattagtaaatgttttgttCAAGCAAAATCATCAAGCATTGGTTCTTGCTCTACAAACCAGAACAGGGTTTCACAAAAGTTTCCAGAAACCTGCATTTCAGGTGGAAACTTACTGAACAAAAATGGTACATTTGGGTTACTTGTGCCTATAAAACCTAAGCCATCACCTTCATTTATACAGACTTCATTGGGAAAAATACATACACAAGACCTACCAGAAGATAGATATGAAAACAAAGACAACTCTTGTCTAGTATTAGAGCATAAGGTTATTGATAAGCTGAAATCTAATTCAAGTGATCCTATTAGGCATGAAATTCTGGAAAATAATGAAAtcataaaagaattaaaaaaacagaatGATAGATTTACTTTCAGTGatgatttacagtttttaaaatctGAATTCAGAGACACTGAAAATATCTTAGAGGCCCTTACTGGGAGCTTGATCTGTGATGATAAAGAGCTTTTGAATGAAgctttaaataaaactgaaatgcaGTCTGACAAACATCAGTATGATAATTCAATAAGGTATGTGTTGGAAAATCAGGaacttgaaaataatgaaattctaattataaataaagaaatagaatgCATTAAAGGATCTTTATGTAAAATAGTAGTTTCAGAAGAAAGCAAAGATGCATTAATTAAGGATGAGTTGAAGAAGGATTGTTCAGTAAATAAGAAAGAGgaagttaataaagtatttcatttGAATCAGAATGATGAAATTGAAAAATTAGCAGCTATTGAGAAACTCCAAAGTATTGATGATTTGTCTCCACTTAATGTATTTTCCAAAAGTGATGATTACACATCCATTCCATTTTCAGAAAATGATAATTCATTTCTTGCAGAATGTCATAGACTGAACATTACAATGGAAATACCTCAGGTAAATGAATACAGACCAAACCATAAAAATGTAGACTTTGATAGCTTAATAAACTACTCAAAAGTGTTTGGTGATAAAGTGTTTTGTGAGATGTCTTTAGATGAAATAACTGAAAAAGCAATAGATTTTTGGAGTGTTAAAGATTTTAACAAAAGATGTTCTCAACAGACATCAAAATGTACATTAAATGAAGCTTATGCAGAATCTGAAAAGTTAATAGACTTTCCTTCATTTGATATGTTTCTTTCATGTAACTTGCCTGAAACTGATATAGAGCCTATTGTAGAAAATAATGATAAGTctaaacaacaaagagaaaataaCACCTTGAAAGAACAAGACACGAAAGGTGATTCTAATATAGTGAAAATcacatgtgaaaaaaaattcCCCCCAAATTTATATTCTATACCAACTTCTTTGCAAGATTTAGAGAGAAAgagttttactgaaacaaaacaaGGAAGTGTGGGTGAAACAGTAAATGAATATGCTGAAAATGATAAtacattaacaaagaaaattaatttgaacAATAATAACTTTGAAACCTCTAAAATAACACTGACTGATGTCACAAATCCTGAATCTACCAGTATAATGGAAAATGTGGCTAAGAAACAGTGCTTGTCAATAACAGATGATATCTTAATAACTTCTTCAAATCGGGTATTTACAGAAATTATGGACCTTTCATGTGAACCATCTTTTGTGGACATTTCTGAAATTATGCAAGAAGATTTCAAAGGGGGTCATAATACTTATTGTGATGTATATTCAAACAGTGATAAAAAACGTATAGATCATCCCTCTGTCTTTTGTGGTACAAACGTATTATCTGTTGAAAATCTTGAATTGCAGCCTGATGAAAGGGTTTCAGAATCAGTTGATTTACTAAGTGACCATGAGCTTTATCATCATGTGGATTTTTTAAGGGATAATGAAACTCAGTTGAAGTATGATACTGTTTGTAAAAATAAGGTTAAAAACTTTgatttgaatttagcacaaaaccAGTTGGATGAAAAATTATCAGAATCAACAGAGACTCCACATGGAAACCAAGATTTGAATAGAAATGTTGAGAATGAAATGGAAAAAGCAACATTTTTGAAAGGTCTTGGTTTGAAATCACTCTCCTGTTGTGAAACTATGGTAAATGTTTATGAACACTATGCAGATTGTTTGGATGTTTTAAAAGACAAAGTGATTAGTGCCTACTTGAAGAATCCTCTCATACCTTCAGATAGAGCAACATCTTTCTATTGCTATCTCTGCAACACAGGACATCTTCAAGCTGGAAAAATGACATTTGTGTCTGAAGTGTATCGAAACTTAAGAAGTACATCTAAACAAGTTATACCCAATACATTATCTTCAAAGAAAG GAGAACATATCCAGGAGTTAAATGCCATGCTGGGGGAACAAAATTGGATGCAGTTTTACATGG atttattacCTAAAGAAATGAAAACCCCAGTTCCTCTTTGCAGTGCTGTATCTACAAGTCAAAATGAAGAAGCAAGTCTTTTTCCTTATGTGCCTGTtccaaataatgaaaatcatAACATTGTAACTGTGTCTTCAAACAGCAAAAGCTGTAATGGTCCACTGAAAACAAGTATAGTAACACCTGATTTTGATATATCTGTGTGTAAAAAACCTCAATCTTCTTCACATAGCAACATTCTCCCAACCTCAAACCTTTCCACTGTATTGCACCCAGTTTATACTAAAAGTAATTTATGTACATCTGTTCAGGTGACTTCATCAACTTTGAGGCAGGGTTATTGTGAAACCTCCAAACCACCAAAATCTTTATTGCCAGCTTTGAAACCTAAGACCACAAAGACTACAGAAAAATTACCTCTAACAAGTCATCAGGTATCCCATAAAAGAGTTTCCTTTTCTCCAACACAATCTGCTACATATACTCAAAAATCTCTGTCAAGACCTGATACTGTAGTGACTTCATATGCTTTGTCAGTTGGAATGAGTTTATCAATAACATCTCCTAGTAGTGGATACTTTTCTACCCAACACTCTTCTATTATTACCACTGTAGCATCAAGGAAGTCTTTGGAATGTGTTAGTAGTCTTGAACAGAGAACTCGAGGAAATTATTCTGTTATTCATGTGCCTTTTAGTAAGCCAGCAAACTGTATGAGTAATGGAAAAATGCAGACAGCTGTATATTCTCTTAGATCacaaaacaaccaaaataaaagaatattaaaccAAGAGAATTCTATGACTCATGTGAGTCCTGTGAGGAAAGGGAAACTTGAAAAAAGAGacatttcagaaaatgtttcTATCTCAGTTTTTTCACCTCATTCCATCAACAAAACAGAAAGAG AGTTAGGAGAAAGTAAAAATCACATCCCAAATAACAGAGATTTACCACAGTCAGCAAAGAGGAGAAAGAAAG CATTGGAGTGTGAAGAATGTGGTAAGTTATACAGCGAGACAAGTAGCTATGCATTTCAGAAACATGTACGTCGACACAAGCTAGGAAAGCAGAGTAAAGAAAAAGGCAGCAGCATCAGCAATGCTGCAAGATTTGCTTCCTGCCCAATCAAAATTGAAGAACGAATGAAACTTCGAGTTCGTACTTTTAAATGCCAAACTTGTGGGAAGGCCTACACTGACAATAACATTCTCAAGTGGCACATTCATACTGTCCATAATG CAGAAATAGAAACAGAAGAGGAAACCAATAGATTGAAATTAtga
- the LOC143236907 gene encoding uncharacterized protein LOC143236907 isoform X4, translating into MSEVKLLKNQPHHCLSEKSANGFVAGTIQNCSVQEKFLDKIIPPGLSRLSSTLSESLLVTQDSIKKAEHVKTQPQVIDSFSRPSYSQETNSCINFSLPTLDYLLSDSLYSGSDKISKCFVQAKSSSIGSCSTNQNRVSQKFPETCISGGNLLNKNGTFGLLVPIKPKPSPSFIQTSLGKIHTQDLPEDRYENKDNSCLVLEHKVIDKLKSNSSDPIRHEILENNEIIKELKKQNDRFTFSDDLQFLKSEFRDTENILEALTGSLICDDKELLNEALNKTEMQSDKHQYDNSIRYVLENQELENNEILIINKEIECIKGSLCKIVVSEESKDALIKDELKKDCSVNKKEEVNKVFHLNQNDEIEKLAAIEKLQSIDDLSPLNVFSKSDDYTSIPFSENDNSFLAECHRLNITMEIPQVNEYRPNHKNVDFDSLINYSKVFGDKVFCEMSLDEITEKAIDFWSVKDFNKRCSQQTSKCTLNEAYAESEKLIDFPSFDMFLSCNLPETDIEPIVENNDKSKQQRENNTLKEQDTKGDSNIVKITCEKKFPPNLYSIPTSLQDLERKSFTETKQGSVGETVNEYAENDNTLTKKINLNNNNFETSKITLTDVTNPESTSIMENVAKKQCLSITDDILITSSNRVFTEIMDLSCEPSFVDISEIMQEDFKGGHNTYCDVYSNSDKKRIDHPSVFCGTNVLSVENLELQPDERVSESVDLLSDHELYHHVDFLRDNETQLKYDTVCKNKVKNFDLNLAQNQLDEKLSESTETPHGNQDLNRNVENEMEKATFLKGLGLKSLSCCETMVNVYEHYADCLDVLKDKVISAYLKNPLIPSDRATSFYCYLCNTGHLQAGKMTFVSEVYRNLRSTSKQVIPNTLSSKKDLLPKEMKTPVPLCSAVSTSQNEEASLFPYVPVPNNENHNIVTVSSNSKSCNGPLKTSIVTPDFDISVCKKPQSSSHSNILPTSNLSTVLHPVYTKSNLCTSVQVTSSTLRQGYCETSKPPKSLLPALKPKTTKTTEKLPLTSHQVSHKRVSFSPTQSATYTQKSLSRPDTVVTSYALSVGMSLSITSPSSGYFSTQHSSIITTVASRKSLECVSSLEQRTRGNYSVIHVPFSKPANCMSNGKMQTAVYSLRSQNNQNKRILNQENSMTHVSPVRKGKLEKRDISENVSISVFSPHSINKTERELGESKNHIPNNRDLPQSAKRRKKALECEECGKLYSETSSYAFQKHVRRHKLGKQSKEKGSSISNAARFASCPIKIEERMKLRVRTFKCQTCGKAYTDNNILKWHIHTVHNEIETEEETNRLKL; encoded by the exons ATGTCTgaggtaaaattattaaaaaaccaACCACACCATTGTTTATCTGAGAAAAGTGCCAATGGTTTTGTTGCAGGAACAATCCAGAATTGCAGTGTACAAGAAAAGTTTCTGGATAAGATTATTCCACCAGGATTGAGCAGGCTTTCTAGTACTCTAAGTGAAAGCCTACTTGTCACCCAAGATTCTATAAAAAAAGCAGAACATGTAAAAACTCAGCCTCAAGTGATTGATTCATTTTCTAGACCTAGCTATAGTCAAGAAACAAATTCTTGTATAAATTTTTCATTACCAACTTTAGATTATCTGTTATCAGACTCTCTGTATTCTGgaagtgataaaattagtaaatgttttgttCAAGCAAAATCATCAAGCATTGGTTCTTGCTCTACAAACCAGAACAGGGTTTCACAAAAGTTTCCAGAAACCTGCATTTCAGGTGGAAACTTACTGAACAAAAATGGTACATTTGGGTTACTTGTGCCTATAAAACCTAAGCCATCACCTTCATTTATACAGACTTCATTGGGAAAAATACATACACAAGACCTACCAGAAGATAGATATGAAAACAAAGACAACTCTTGTCTAGTATTAGAGCATAAGGTTATTGATAAGCTGAAATCTAATTCAAGTGATCCTATTAGGCATGAAATTCTGGAAAATAATGAAAtcataaaagaattaaaaaaacagaatGATAGATTTACTTTCAGTGatgatttacagtttttaaaatctGAATTCAGAGACACTGAAAATATCTTAGAGGCCCTTACTGGGAGCTTGATCTGTGATGATAAAGAGCTTTTGAATGAAgctttaaataaaactgaaatgcaGTCTGACAAACATCAGTATGATAATTCAATAAGGTATGTGTTGGAAAATCAGGaacttgaaaataatgaaattctaattataaataaagaaatagaatgCATTAAAGGATCTTTATGTAAAATAGTAGTTTCAGAAGAAAGCAAAGATGCATTAATTAAGGATGAGTTGAAGAAGGATTGTTCAGTAAATAAGAAAGAGgaagttaataaagtatttcatttGAATCAGAATGATGAAATTGAAAAATTAGCAGCTATTGAGAAACTCCAAAGTATTGATGATTTGTCTCCACTTAATGTATTTTCCAAAAGTGATGATTACACATCCATTCCATTTTCAGAAAATGATAATTCATTTCTTGCAGAATGTCATAGACTGAACATTACAATGGAAATACCTCAGGTAAATGAATACAGACCAAACCATAAAAATGTAGACTTTGATAGCTTAATAAACTACTCAAAAGTGTTTGGTGATAAAGTGTTTTGTGAGATGTCTTTAGATGAAATAACTGAAAAAGCAATAGATTTTTGGAGTGTTAAAGATTTTAACAAAAGATGTTCTCAACAGACATCAAAATGTACATTAAATGAAGCTTATGCAGAATCTGAAAAGTTAATAGACTTTCCTTCATTTGATATGTTTCTTTCATGTAACTTGCCTGAAACTGATATAGAGCCTATTGTAGAAAATAATGATAAGTctaaacaacaaagagaaaataaCACCTTGAAAGAACAAGACACGAAAGGTGATTCTAATATAGTGAAAATcacatgtgaaaaaaaattcCCCCCAAATTTATATTCTATACCAACTTCTTTGCAAGATTTAGAGAGAAAgagttttactgaaacaaaacaaGGAAGTGTGGGTGAAACAGTAAATGAATATGCTGAAAATGATAAtacattaacaaagaaaattaatttgaacAATAATAACTTTGAAACCTCTAAAATAACACTGACTGATGTCACAAATCCTGAATCTACCAGTATAATGGAAAATGTGGCTAAGAAACAGTGCTTGTCAATAACAGATGATATCTTAATAACTTCTTCAAATCGGGTATTTACAGAAATTATGGACCTTTCATGTGAACCATCTTTTGTGGACATTTCTGAAATTATGCAAGAAGATTTCAAAGGGGGTCATAATACTTATTGTGATGTATATTCAAACAGTGATAAAAAACGTATAGATCATCCCTCTGTCTTTTGTGGTACAAACGTATTATCTGTTGAAAATCTTGAATTGCAGCCTGATGAAAGGGTTTCAGAATCAGTTGATTTACTAAGTGACCATGAGCTTTATCATCATGTGGATTTTTTAAGGGATAATGAAACTCAGTTGAAGTATGATACTGTTTGTAAAAATAAGGTTAAAAACTTTgatttgaatttagcacaaaaccAGTTGGATGAAAAATTATCAGAATCAACAGAGACTCCACATGGAAACCAAGATTTGAATAGAAATGTTGAGAATGAAATGGAAAAAGCAACATTTTTGAAAGGTCTTGGTTTGAAATCACTCTCCTGTTGTGAAACTATGGTAAATGTTTATGAACACTATGCAGATTGTTTGGATGTTTTAAAAGACAAAGTGATTAGTGCCTACTTGAAGAATCCTCTCATACCTTCAGATAGAGCAACATCTTTCTATTGCTATCTCTGCAACACAGGACATCTTCAAGCTGGAAAAATGACATTTGTGTCTGAAGTGTATCGAAACTTAAGAAGTACATCTAAACAAGTTATACCCAATACATTATCTTCAAAGAAAG atttattacCTAAAGAAATGAAAACCCCAGTTCCTCTTTGCAGTGCTGTATCTACAAGTCAAAATGAAGAAGCAAGTCTTTTTCCTTATGTGCCTGTtccaaataatgaaaatcatAACATTGTAACTGTGTCTTCAAACAGCAAAAGCTGTAATGGTCCACTGAAAACAAGTATAGTAACACCTGATTTTGATATATCTGTGTGTAAAAAACCTCAATCTTCTTCACATAGCAACATTCTCCCAACCTCAAACCTTTCCACTGTATTGCACCCAGTTTATACTAAAAGTAATTTATGTACATCTGTTCAGGTGACTTCATCAACTTTGAGGCAGGGTTATTGTGAAACCTCCAAACCACCAAAATCTTTATTGCCAGCTTTGAAACCTAAGACCACAAAGACTACAGAAAAATTACCTCTAACAAGTCATCAGGTATCCCATAAAAGAGTTTCCTTTTCTCCAACACAATCTGCTACATATACTCAAAAATCTCTGTCAAGACCTGATACTGTAGTGACTTCATATGCTTTGTCAGTTGGAATGAGTTTATCAATAACATCTCCTAGTAGTGGATACTTTTCTACCCAACACTCTTCTATTATTACCACTGTAGCATCAAGGAAGTCTTTGGAATGTGTTAGTAGTCTTGAACAGAGAACTCGAGGAAATTATTCTGTTATTCATGTGCCTTTTAGTAAGCCAGCAAACTGTATGAGTAATGGAAAAATGCAGACAGCTGTATATTCTCTTAGATCacaaaacaaccaaaataaaagaatattaaaccAAGAGAATTCTATGACTCATGTGAGTCCTGTGAGGAAAGGGAAACTTGAAAAAAGAGacatttcagaaaatgtttcTATCTCAGTTTTTTCACCTCATTCCATCAACAAAACAGAAAGAG AGTTAGGAGAAAGTAAAAATCACATCCCAAATAACAGAGATTTACCACAGTCAGCAAAGAGGAGAAAGAAAG CATTGGAGTGTGAAGAATGTGGTAAGTTATACAGCGAGACAAGTAGCTATGCATTTCAGAAACATGTACGTCGACACAAGCTAGGAAAGCAGAGTAAAGAAAAAGGCAGCAGCATCAGCAATGCTGCAAGATTTGCTTCCTGCCCAATCAAAATTGAAGAACGAATGAAACTTCGAGTTCGTACTTTTAAATGCCAAACTTGTGGGAAGGCCTACACTGACAATAACATTCTCAAGTGGCACATTCATACTGTCCATAATG AAATAGAAACAGAAGAGGAAACCAATAGATTGAAATTAtga